In a single window of the Cydia splendana chromosome 20, ilCydSple1.2, whole genome shotgun sequence genome:
- the LOC134800525 gene encoding stress-associated endoplasmic reticulum protein 2, with protein sequence MAPKQRMRIANEIASKNITQRGNVPKTTKEKEDQYPVAPWLLALFIFVVCGSAVFQIIQSIRLA encoded by the exons atggcacCTAAACAGAGGATGCGCATCGCCAACGAGATTGCCAGCAAAAACATCACGCAGCGAGGCAATGTACCCAAAACAACCAAG GAAAAGGAAGACCAGTATCCAGTAGCTCCCTGGCTCCTAGCTCTGTTCATCTTCGTAGTATGCGGCTCGGCTGTCTTCCAAATAATCCAGTCCATTCGATTGGCCTAA